From one Nothobranchius furzeri strain GRZ-AD chromosome 2, NfurGRZ-RIMD1, whole genome shotgun sequence genomic stretch:
- the LOC107396736 gene encoding PRELI domain-containing protein 1, mitochondrial isoform X1, with protein sequence MCGLQRRTTVVFLFGCRPLLLRSGADMGRYFHSEVDIKSPWHQVLVAFWQRYPNPHSAHVLTEDVLYREVTPSNHLLSRKLMTKTNRLPGWAERIFPTHMARAVYILEDSIVDPQTNTFITKTWNLNHNTLMTVVERCLFQEDICRPSWTKLRREAWIFSNVYGLARPIQEFGLARFKSNQTKAMRGLEFALTRIQTEAPPHFHNDQEEPPDKHKPLPPQTTPTSSQTPRQCV encoded by the exons ATGTGTGGCTTACAGAGAAGAACAACAGTCGTGTTTCTCTTTGGGTGCAGGCCTCTCCTTCTACGCTCTGGTGCAGACATGGGGAGGTATTTCCACAGCGAGGTCGACATCAAGAGTCCGTGGCATCAGGTGCTGGTGGCTTTCTGGCAGCGCTACCCAAACCCGCACAG CGCTCACGTCCTCACGGAGGATGTCCTGTACCGTGAGGTCACACCCAGCAACCACCTGTTGTCACGGAAACTGATGACCAAAACCAACCGGCTGCCGGGATGGGCAGAGCGAATATTCCCCACCCACATGGCGCGGGCCGTCTACATCCTAGAGGACTCCATCGTGGACCCACAGACGAACACCTTCATCACAAAGACCTGGAACCTGAATCACAACACACTGATG ACAGTGGTGGAGCGCTGCCTCTTCCAAGAGGACATCTGTCGGCCTTCTTGGACCAAACTGAGGCGAGAAGCCTGGATCTTCTCAAATGTTTACGGGCTGGCCCGCCCCATACAG GAGTTCGGCCTGGCCAGGTTTAAAAGTAACCAGACTAAAGCCATGAGGGGTCTAGAGTTCGCCCTGACCAGGATCCAGA CTGAAGCTCCTCCCCATTTCCACAATGACCAGGAAGAACCACCAGACAAGCATAAGCCCCTCCCCCCACAGACCACACCCACCTCCAGCCAGACACCTAGGCAGTGTGTCTGA
- the LOC107396734 gene encoding butyrophilin subfamily 3 member A3 gives MTQSEFCLCVLSYLLLLAEGRPLEPTQVFAAARANAVLPCAVSLSEVTVLEWLHLRGSARLSLHAFLDGKQLMEDQTPEYKDRTFLKEDGSLTLQHVHQNDTGEYRCVFRTGITRTFQEAKVSLIVVQLSDVSVKIHRSPTRGLVLECEGSSWGRKLDVSIRDVQGNVLANKTGMQEVPDGLHTAVVRVAEDEQTEDVVLVCRAEVSEVKLVKETKIWITDDFRAAAAPGGSLVFLLVLIVFGAVGLCLFICPWNVRTKAAHQISEFLCRMCSRMEEGFQDISTSDKPGELTEYRTLSQMTAKGASNRETGWQSSVEMSRRLAEQDLQRLSPYKNDILDVGRELHFHPALIAAIISRQSRAGEELKEDGYGKHDPNAFGLMQISKNFHVLKGEPFSKVHIDSGTTYLIHLIKTMTQQKSDWTLERQLKGALVGYISGIEKVLAVATEELDLDSLTPTQDFTNDVIARAQFFAEREYQI, from the exons ATGACGCAGAGCGAGTTCTGTCTCTGCGTCCTCAGTTACCTGCTTCTTCTGGCGGAAG GCAGACCTCTGGAGCCCACCCAGGTGTTTGCAGCTGCTCGTGCCAACGCTGTGCTGCCGTGTGCTGTCAGCCTATCGGAAGTCACGGTGCTGGAGTGGCTACACCTGCGGGGCTCAGCCAGGTTGTCGCTCCATGCTTTTCTGGATGGAAAGCAGCTGATGGAGGACCAGACCCCTGAGTACAAGGACAGGACGTTCCTGAAGGAGGACGGGTCTCTGACGCTGCAGCACGTCCACCAAAACGACACCGGAGAGTACCG GTGTGTCTTCAGGACAGGAATCACCAGGACTTTCCAGGAAGCGAAAGTCTCTCTGATTGTCG TCCAGCTGTCGGACGTTTCCGTGAAGATCCATCGTAGCCCCACCAGAGGGCTGGTGTTGGAGTGTGAGGGCAGCAGCTGGGGACGGAAGTTGGACGTCTCCATACGGGACGTCCAGGGCAACGTCCTCGCCAACAAGACTGGGATGCAGGAAGTCCCTGACGGCCTCCACACGGCGGTGGTGAGAGTGGCTGAAG ACGAACAGACGGAGGACGTGGTGTTGGTCTGCAGAGCAGAGGTCTCTGAGGTGAAGCTGGTGAAGGAGACCAAGATCTGGATCACAG ATGACTTCAGAGCCGCAGCAGCTCCCGGAggttctctggtcttcctgttggTCCTGATTGTGTTCGGTGCTGTGGGACTCTGCCTTTTCATCTGCCCGTGGAACGTCAGGACCAAGGCTGCGCACCAGATTTCTGAGTTTCTCTGCAGGATGTGCAGCCGGATGGAAGAGGGCTTCCAAG ACATTTCGACCTCAGACAAACCCGGGGAACTAACAG AATACAGAACGCTGAGCCAGATGACAGCAAAGGGAGCCTCCAACCGTGAGACCGGATGGCAGAGCAGCGTGGAAATGTCTAGAAGGTTGGCAGAGCAGGACCTGCAGCGCTTGTCCCCgtataaaaatgacatcctggacGTGGGACGAGA GCTCCACTTCCACCCCGCCCTCATCGCTGCCATCATTTCCAGACAGTCCAGGGCTGGGGAGGAGCTGAAAGAAGACGGCTACGGGAAGCACGACCCAAACGCCTTTGGGCTCATGCAG ATCAGTAAGAACTTTCATGTCCTGAAGGGAGAACCTTTCAGCAAAGTTCACATCGATTCAGGAACCACATACCTAATCCACCTCATCAAGACCATGACACAGCAGAAATCAGATTGGACGCTGGAGCGGCAGCTGAAAG GAGCGCTGGTCGGGTACATCAGTGGGATTGAAAAAGTTCTTGCAGTTGCCACTGAGGAGCTGGACCTGGACAGCCTGACACCAACTCAAGACTTTACTAATGATGTCATCGCCAGAGCCCAGTTCTTCGCCGAGAGAGAGTACCAGATCTGA
- the LOC107396736 gene encoding PRELI domain-containing protein 1, mitochondrial isoform X2: MGRYFHSEVDIKSPWHQVLVAFWQRYPNPHSAHVLTEDVLYREVTPSNHLLSRKLMTKTNRLPGWAERIFPTHMARAVYILEDSIVDPQTNTFITKTWNLNHNTLMTVVERCLFQEDICRPSWTKLRREAWIFSNVYGLARPIQEFGLARFKSNQTKAMRGLEFALTRIQTEAPPHFHNDQEEPPDKHKPLPPQTTPTSSQTPRQCV, encoded by the exons ATGGGGAGGTATTTCCACAGCGAGGTCGACATCAAGAGTCCGTGGCATCAGGTGCTGGTGGCTTTCTGGCAGCGCTACCCAAACCCGCACAG CGCTCACGTCCTCACGGAGGATGTCCTGTACCGTGAGGTCACACCCAGCAACCACCTGTTGTCACGGAAACTGATGACCAAAACCAACCGGCTGCCGGGATGGGCAGAGCGAATATTCCCCACCCACATGGCGCGGGCCGTCTACATCCTAGAGGACTCCATCGTGGACCCACAGACGAACACCTTCATCACAAAGACCTGGAACCTGAATCACAACACACTGATG ACAGTGGTGGAGCGCTGCCTCTTCCAAGAGGACATCTGTCGGCCTTCTTGGACCAAACTGAGGCGAGAAGCCTGGATCTTCTCAAATGTTTACGGGCTGGCCCGCCCCATACAG GAGTTCGGCCTGGCCAGGTTTAAAAGTAACCAGACTAAAGCCATGAGGGGTCTAGAGTTCGCCCTGACCAGGATCCAGA CTGAAGCTCCTCCCCATTTCCACAATGACCAGGAAGAACCACCAGACAAGCATAAGCCCCTCCCCCCACAGACCACACCCACCTCCAGCCAGACACCTAGGCAGTGTGTCTGA